In Achromobacter pestifer, the DNA window TAGCGCAACAGCCTCAAGTCTACGGATGCCATATTCAACCGATATGAATAAATAGATAGTCATATATTAGACATTATCCAGGGCGAAGAGTAGGCTGCAATCTCGTTGTCTTTCCCCTGGTTCCACCCCGCGCCTCTTCGGCGGCGCCGGCATGAAAATGATGAACGCAGCACCTTCCCTCTCAGAGGCCGATCTGCGGCCTCCGCCCACTTGCGGGCAATTGTTCTACGGCTTCCTGATGCTCGGCCTGACGGCCTTCGGCGGCGCCTTGCCGCTGGCGCGCCGCATGGTCGTCGAAAAGCACCGCTGGCTCAGCGGCGCCGAGTTCACCGACCTGCTGGGCCTATGCCAGTTCCTGCCCGGCGGCAACATCATCAACCTGTCGGTGGCGCTGGGCATGAAATTCCGCGGCCCGCGCGGCGCCTTCGCGGCGCTGATGGGCCTGATCCTGGCGCCGTCCGCAATCGTGGTGCTGCTGGGCATGGTGTACGACCGTTTCCAGAACGATCCGCATATCCAGCATCTGTTCGCCGGGCTGGCCGCGGCCGCCGCGGGCCTGCTGATCTCGATGGCGGTGAAGATCGGGCTGCCGGTGCTCAAGCGCCGCGACTGGCTGGCCGGCGTGGTGGCCACGGCTTGCTTCATCGCCATCGCCGTGCTGCGCATTCCGCTTCTGCCCACCATGGCGGTGTTGACGCCGCTGAGCATCCTGATGGTCTGGAGGCAACGTCGATGATCCACACGCTGATCGCCCTGGCCCTGATCTTTTCCGAACTGTCCGTGCTGGCATTCGGCGGCGGCAACACCATCCTGCCCGAGATGCAGCGACAAGTGGTGGACGTGCATGGCTGGATGACGGCGGCCGACTTTTCCGCGCTGTTCGCCCTGGGGCAGGCGGCCCCGGGGCCCAACCTGATGGTGGTCACGCTGGTCGGCTGGCACGTGGCCGGCGGGCTGGGCATGCTGGTCACCACCATCGCCAAGTTCGGCCCTTCTTCCATCATCACCGTGATCGCCCTGGGGCTGTGGGAACGGTTCAAGGACCGCCCCTGGCGCGGGGTGATTCAGGCGGGCATCTTCCCCATGACGGTGGGGCTGGTGGCGGCCAGCGCGGCGCTCATCACCGAGGCCTCCGTGCATACCTGGCTGCTGGGTGTCATCACCGCCGTGGTGGCGCTGTTGGGCAGCTTTACCCGCATCCATCCGCTATGGCTGCTGTTCGGCGGCGCACTGGTCGGTTTGCTCGGCATCGGTTAGCGTTAGGGCCTGCTGACACTAAATGGAGCGCCGCATGCCGCCGCTCAAGGATTTCGAGCCCGAGGACGATGCCTCGTCCAGCGCAGCCTTGCCGTTCTTCCATGCGCATCGCCGCCTGGTCGGCTGCGCCGCGCTGCTGCTGGTCATGGCGGGCGGGCTGTACGCCCTGGGCGTGCCGTGGGTGCTGGCGCTGTTGCTGGGATTCGATGCGGGGGCGCTGGTATTCCTGCTGATGACGGCGCGGGTGTTTGGCCGCACCAGCGCGGCGGCCATGCGCCAGCATGCGCAGCAACAGGACGTGGGGCGCACCGGCGTGCTGTGGAGCAGCGTGGCGCTGTCCTGCATGGTGATGATGGCCTTGTGGGTGGAGCTGCGGGGCGAGAGCGGCGTGGGCAGCGTGCTGGCCATGCTGGCCGCCGCCGCGACCATCATCCTGTCGTGGCTCTACATGAACATGATCTTCGCGCTGCACTACGCGCATGGCTATTACGGCCATCGCAACGCCATGCACAAGGGGCTGGACTTTCCGGGCACGGAAGACCCGGATTACTGGGACTTCGCCTATTTCGCGCTGGTGCTGGGCATGACGTTCCAGGTGTCGGACGTGCAGATCGTCAACCGGCGCCTGCGCCGCACCGCGCTGACGCACAGCGTCATCGCCTTTTTTTTCAACGTCTTCATCATCGCCATCAGCGTGAATGTGGCGGCGGGGCGGGCTTAGGGACGCTTCCCCGGCGCCGTGGCCGGGGGGCGGGCCGCGAGTCAGGCCGGGCCGCGAGTCAGGCCGGGCCGCGAGTTAGGCCGGGCCGCGAGTTAGGCCGGGCCGCGAGTTAGGCCGGGCCGCGAGTCAGGCTGCGCCCAGGCGCCACAAGGACGTCACTTCCTTAGAGCGGGCGGCATGCAGCGGATCGCTCGCGTCCTGCGCGCGGCCGTGCGTGGGGCGCGTGTCGATGCGCTCGATCACGTGCAAGCCAGCCTGGCTGATCATTTCCAGCAGCGTTTCGCGGCTGCGAAGGCCCAGGTGCTCGGCCAGGTCCGACAGGATCAGCCAACCTTCGCCGTTGGGCGTCAGATGCGCCGTCAGGCCATTCAGGAAACCGCGCAGCATGCGGCTGTCGGGATCGTAGACCGCATTCTCGACGGGCGAGCTGGGGCGGGCGGGCAGCCACGGCGGGTTGCAGACGATCAGAGACACCCGGCCTTCGGGGAACAGGTCCGTTTCTTCGACGTCGACCTGCTTGGACAGGCCCAGCCGCTCCAGATTCTCGCGGGCGCAGGCCAGCGCGCGGGGATCCATGTCGGTGGCGATGACACGCTTGCCGCCGCGGCGCGCAATCACGGCGGCCAGCACGCCGGTGCCGGTGCCGATGTCGAAGGCCACGCTGCCGCGCGGCATCGGGGTGCGCGCCACCAGGTCGACGTACTCGCCGCGCAGGGGCGAGAACACGCCGTAGTGCGGATGGATGCGGGCGTTCAGGGCGGGAATTTCCACGCCTTTCTTGCGCCATTCGAAGGCGCCGATCAGGCCCAGCAGCTCGCGCAGCGATGCGACATAGGGCTCTGCGGCTGGGCCGTGGGCCTCCTCGCAGGCCTGCCGGGCGTCGGGCGCGCGGCGCAGCGGAATGTCGTGGCCGGCGTCGAAAGGAATCAGCAGCATGCCCAGGATGCGGGCGCGCTGGGACTGGATCTGGCGATGCTGGTTGAAGGCGTCCAGCAGGCTGTCCACGGGTTTGCGGGGCCGCTTGTCGACTCGCCGCGTGATGGCCTGCAGCAGTTGCCGCGCGTTCTGGAAGTCGCCGCGCCACAGCAGGCCGACGCCTTCGCAGGCCTGGCGGTAGGCCATGTCGGCGGTCATGGTGTCGTCCGCGACCACCACGCGCTTGGGCGGCGCGGCGCCGGATTCGGAGCGCCAGCGGGCGGCGTGCGGGGTCTGGTTTTCTTCCCAGTGGATTTCAGGGGTGGTCAACGTGTCGCTCCAGCAAGGCGGGGCGCGCGGGGCAGGGTGGTCATGGAAAAAGCAAAAAGAAGGGGCGCGGGCTGCCAATGTAGCAGCTTCGCGCCCCGTCGCGGCGGGCGGCGCCCAGCTCAGTGGAACAACACCACCGCCTTCTGCAGCGTGATCCAGATGCCCCAGGCCATGGGGATACCCACGCAGGCCCAGGCAAATACCACCAGCGCCGCTGGCGTGCGGAACGCGGATGTTCCGACCCCGTGCGTTTCCGTCGCGACCGCGCGTTCGTGGGCCAGGGCCTTTTCACGCGCCAGTTCTTCGTCGTTCATGAAGTACTTGGGATTCACGGGCCGGATTGCAAGGTTGCACAGGAAGCCCAGCACCAGCATGCCCGCCAGGATGTACATGGTGATGTCGTACACCTGCGCGCGCGGCACGCCGATGGACAGCTGGTATTCGCGGATGTAGTTCACCAGCACCGGTCCGAAGATGCCCGCCGCCGACCAGGCCGTCAGCAGCCGGCCATGGATGGCGCCGACCATCTGCGTGCCGAACAGGTCGGCCAGATAGGCCGGCACGGTGGAGAAGCCGCCGCCGTACATGGACAGGATGATGCAGAAAGCGGCCACGAACAGGGCCAGCGCGCCGATATGCGCGGTCCAGGGGATGGCCGAATACAGCGCGAAGCCCAGCACGAAGAAGATGAAGTAGGTGGTCTTGCGGCCCAGCTTGTCGGACAGACTGGCCCAGAAGAAGCGGCCGCCGATGTTGAACAGGCTGAGCAGGCCGGTGAAGCCGGCGGCGATGGCGGCGATGGCCGCCAACTGGCTCTTGTCCAGCTGCGCGTAGCCCAGTTCAGGCTGGTTGATCAGGCCGCCGCCGAACACTTCCTGCAACAGCGGCGAAGCCATGCCCAGGATGCCAATGCCGGCCGTGACGTTCAGGCACAGCGCCCACCACACCAGCCAGAACTGCGGCACGCCCCAGACGCGCTGAACATGGACGTGGCCCTTGGTGATCATGGCGTTGGCGGCATGCTTGGCCGGGGCGGTCCAGCCTTCGGGCTTCCAGCCGGTGGGCGGCACGCGGTAGCCCAGCGCGCCCGACATCATGAAGACGAAGTACACCGCCGCCATGGTCAGGAAGGTTTGCCATACGCCCGGCGAATCGGGGGTGGCGAAGTGGCGCATCAGCAGGTCGGCCAGCGGCGCGCCTATCATGGCGCCGCCGCCAAAACCCATGATGGCCATGCCCGTGGCCATGCCGCGGCGGTCGGGGAACCACTTGATCAGCGTGCTCACGGGCGAGATGTAGCCCAGCCCCAGGCCGATGCCGCCGATGACGCCCGAGCCCAGCCACAGCATCCACATCTGGTGCAGGTACACGCCCATGGCGGAGATGACCAGGCCGCCGCACCAGCACAGGGCCGACACCACGCCTGCCTTGCGCGGGCCCGCGCGTTCCAGCCAGCCGCCCCACAGCGCGGCCGAGCAGCCCAGCAGCACGAAGAACAGGGTGTACATCCACCCCATGGTCGAAATTTTCCAGTCGCAGTTGGTGGCGAACAGTTCGGCGACGAGGCTCATGTCCGCGGGGCAGGCCAGCGGCTTGGCGCCGCCCACCACCTTGGACAGCGGCAACCAGAACACCGAGAAGCCGTAGGCCATGCCGATGCACAGGTGGATCGCCAGGGCGGCCGGCGGAACCAGCCAGCGCGAGAAGCCAGGGCCGGCGATGGTGCGTTCCTTATCGAAAAATCCCGGCTTTGAACCGGGCAGGTCCAGCGTGGCAGTGCTTTGCATGTTCTCTCCTCTTGGGGGGGGCCGCTCGATGGCGCGCGTAGCCTGGCAATCGGCCAGTCCCGTCGCCTTTTTCTTGTGATGTGCTTGCTGTCTTGTCCGACGCCGCCGGGTTACGCCACGCGGGCCAGCGGCGTGAGGCGCTGGCGGTTCTGCGTGACCGCTTCCAGCACCAGCGGGTGCAGGCGTTCGCTGCCGGCGTCGCCGTCGGGGCTTTGTTCGAGAAAGTTCAGGAGCTCATTGCGCATGCGCGGCTCCCAGAACTTGTGGATATGGTTGGCCACGCCTTCCAGCGCCTCTGGCCGGTCGGGCATGGCTTCGAAGAATTGGCCGATGCGGTTGGCCATGCGGATCAGGTTGCCGATTTCCATGCTTGCGTGAGGTCCGGTTCAGGAGATGATGCGTTGGGGGTGTGAGTACAGCGTGGCGTCGTCGCCGCGCAGAAAACCCAGCAGGCTGACGTTGGCGTCACGGGCCAGGCGGATGGCCAGCGCCGTGGGCGCGGAGACGGATGCTAGCACCGCGACGCCGGCGGCGGCGGTCTTCTGCACCATTTCGAAGCTGGCGCGGCTGGACACCACCACGATGCCGTCGCCAGCATGCACGGCTTGGCGCGCCAGCGCGCCTATCAATTTGTCCAGCGCGTTGTGGCGGCCCACGTCCTCGCGCACCAGCGCCACGGCGCCGTCGGCGCCGGCCCAGCCCGCGGCGTGGGTGGCGCCGGTGATGTCGTGCAGTGCCTGGCGCGCCCGCATGTCGCGCATGGCGGCCAGCACCGCCTGGATGCGCACGGGCGCTCCATTCGTGACCGGCGCCACCGGCCGCAGCACTTCGGGCAGCGTTTCCACGCCGCAAAGGCCGCAGCCCGTGCGCCCGGCCATCGCTCGCCGGCGGGATTTCAGCCGCACCTCGCAGGCAGTGGAGATTTCCAGCTGGACCACGATGCCGTCGCATTGCGGCAGCAGATCGATGCCGCGCACGTCGCTGACGCCGTCGATGATGCCTTCGGACAGCGCGAAGCCCACCGCGAAGTCCTCCAGGTCGGCCGGCGTGGCCAGCATGGTGGCGTGGCTGATGCCGTTGAACTCCAACGCCACCGGCGTTTCCTCGGCCACGGAGTCGGTTTCGACCTCGGGGACCAGGGCGCCGCCCCGCACGCGGGTGACCTGCACCTGCGCGAAATCGGGGCGGGAGGGGGGGGGCGTGGGCATGGCGGCGTCCTGGCGGTTCGGGCTGGCGGTTATTTCCCGGTCAGCGCCGCCTCGTTTTCGCGCGAACGCTCGCGCAGCAGCTTGTGCTGGATGTCCGCAAAGCGCGACCACTGGCGTTGCCACTCCGAAGGCTGCGACACGCGCGTGACCTGCACGGCCGTCACCTTGTATTCAGGGCAGTTGGTGGCCCAATCGGAGCTGTCGGTGGTGACGACGTTGGCGCCGGACTCGGGAAAATGGAAGGTGGTGTATACCACGCCCGGCTGCACCCTGTCGGTCAGCGTGGCCCGCAGCACGGTCTCGCCCGCGCGGCTCTGGATGCCGACCCAGTCGCCGTCCTTCACGCCGCGGTCCTCGGCGTCCTGCGGATGCAGTTCCAGCACGTCCTCGCCATGCCACATGACGTTGGGGGTGCGCCGGGTCTGCGCGCCCACGTTGTACTGCGACAGGATGCGGCCGGTGGTCAGCAGCAGCGGGAAGCGGCGCGTGCTGCGCTCGTCCGTGGGCACGTACTTGGTGATCATGAACTTGCCCTTGCCGCGCACGAATTCGTCGATGTGCATGATGGGCGTGCCATCCGGCGCTTCGTCGTTGCAAGGCCATTGCAGGCTGCCCAGCTTGTCCAGCTTTTCGTAGCTGACGCCGGCGAAGGTGGGCGTCAGGCGCGCGATCTCGGCCATGATCTCGCGCGGGTGCTTGTAGTCCATGGGGTAGCCCAGCGCATTGGACAGCGCCACCGTCACTTCCCAGTCGGACTTGCCGTTCTTGGGTTCCATCACCTTGCGCACTCGCGAGATGCGGCGTTCGGCGTTGGTGAAGGTGCCGTCCTTTTCCAGGAACGAGGAGCCGGGCAGGAACACGTGGGCGTACTTGGCCGTTTCGTTCAGGAACAGGTCCTGCACCACGATGCACTCCATGGCCGCGAGCGACGCCGCCACGTGCTGGGTGTTGGGATCCGACTGCACGATGTCCTCGCCCTGGCAGTACAGGCCCTTGAACGTCCCGCCCAACGCGGCTTCGAACATGTTGGGGATGCGCAGGCCCGGTTCGGGCTGCAGGGTCACGCCCCAGTCCTGCTCGAACTGCGCGCGCACCGTGTTGTCGGAGATGTGGCGGTAGCCTGGCAGCTCATGCGGGAACGAGCCCATGTCGCAGGAGCCCTGCACGTTGTTCTGCCCGCGCAGCGGGTTCACGCCCACGCCCTCGCGGCCGATGTTGCCGGTGGCCATGGCCAGGTTGGCGATCGCCATGACGGTGGTGGAGCCCTGGCTGTGCTCGGTCACGCCCAGGCCGTAGTAGATGGAGCCGTTGCCGCCCGTGGCGAACAGGCGCGCCGCGCCGCGCACGGCCTGCGCCGGCACGCCGGTGATTTCTTCCATGGCCTCCGGCGAGTTCTCTGGCAGCGAGACGAAGTCGCGCCACTCGTTGAAGGCCTTGGCCTCGCAGCGTTCGGCCACGAAGTCCTCGGCGATCAGGTTTTCGGTGGCGATCACGTGCGCCAGCGAGGACAGCAGCGCGGTGTTGGTGCCGGGGCGCACCTGCAAGTGGAAGTCGGCCTTGATGTGGGGTGAACTGACCAGTTCGATGCGACGCGGATCGATCACGATCAGGCGCGCGCCTTGGCGCAGGCGGCGCTTCAGGCGTGAGGCGAACACCGGATGGCCGCTGCTGGGGTTGGCGCCCATCACGACCACCACGTCGGTGTGCATGACGGAATCGAAGGTCTGCGTGCCGGCGGACTCGCCCAGCGTCTGCTTCAGGCCGTAGCCGGTGGGCGAATGGCAGACCCGCGCGCAGGTATCGACGTTGTTGGTGCCGAAGGCGGCGCGCACCAGCTTCTGCACCAGCCAGGTTTCTTCGTTGGTGCAACGCGACGAGGTGATGCCGCCGACCGCGTCGCGGCCGTACTGGTCCTGGATGCGGCGGAATTCGGAGGCCGCGTAGTTGATCGCCTCGTCCCAGGACACTTCCTTCCAAGAATCGGTGATGTGCTTGCGGATCATGGGCTTGAGCACGCGTTCCTTGTGCGTGGCGTAGCCCCAGGCGAAGCGGCCCTTGACGCAGGAATGGCCACGGTTGGCCTGGCCATCCTTCCAGGGCACCATGCGCACCACTTCCTGGCCCTTCATTTCGGCCTTGAAGCCGCAGCCCACGCCGCAGTAGGCGCAGGTGGTCACGACCGAGTGCTCGGCCTGGCCCATCATGATGACGGTCTTTTCCTGCAGGGTGGAAGTTGGGCAGGCCTGCACACAGGCGCCGCAGGACACGCATTCGCTGTCCAGGAAGGGCTGATCCTGTCCCGGCGACACGCGCGACTCGAAGCCCTTGCCGGAGATCGTCAAGGCAAAGGTGCCCTGGGTCTCCTCGCAGGCGCGCACGCAGCGGTTGCAGACGATGCACTTGGAGGCGTCATAGGTGAAGTACGGATTGGACTCGTCCTTTTCGCTCTTCAGATGGTTGGCGCCGTCGTAGCCGTAGCGCACGTTGCGCAGGCCCACCACGCCGGCCATGTCCTGCAGCTCGCAGTCGCCATTGGCCGGGCAGGTCAGGCAGTCCAGCGGGTGGTCGGAGATGTACAGCTCCATCACGCCGCGCCGCAGGTCATGCAGCTTGGGGGTTTCGGTGTGGACCACCATGCCGTTCTCGGCCGGCGTGGTGCACGACGCGGGATAGCCGCGGCGGCCTTCGATCTGCACCAGGCACAGCCGGCACGAACCGAAGGGCTCCAGGCTGTCGGTCGCGCACAGCTTGGGAATGTTGATGCCGGCCTCGGCGGCCGCGCGCATCAGGGAGGTGCCTTCGGGCACCGTGATTTCCTGGCCGTCCATGGTCAGGGTGACGGTTACGGTGGACTCGCGGGCCGGCGTGCCCAGGTCGCGATCGCGCTTGATGACGGTTTCTAGCATGTCGGTCTCGGGTTCAGGCCGCGTGCGCGGCAGACTGGGAGGACTCGATGCCGAAGTCCTGCGGGAAGTGGTTCAGCGCGGACAGCACCGGGTAGGGCGCCATGCCCCCCAGGGCGCACAGCGAGCCGCCGAGCATCGTGTCGCACAGGTCGCGCAGCAGGTGCACCTGCTGCTCGCGGCCGGGGCCGCCCGCGACGATCTTGTCTATGGTTTCCACGCCGCGCGTGGAGCCGATGCGGCAGGGCGTGCATTTGCCACAGGATTCGATGGCGCAGAACTCCATCGCGTAGCGCGCCATGCGCGCCATGTCGACGGTATCGTCGAAGGCCACCAGCCCGCCGTGGCCAACCATGGCGGATATCTGGATGTAGGCCTCGTAGTCCAGCGGCACGTCCCATTGCGATTCGGGCAGATAGGCGCCCAGCGGGCCGCCCACCTGCACCGCGCGCAGCGGGCGGCCGGAGGCGCTGCCGCCGCCGAAACCGTACAGCAGATCGCGCAGGCTCAGGCCGAAGGCCTTTTCGACCAGGCCGCCGTGCTTCAGATTGCCGGCCAGCTGGAACGGCAGCGTGCCGTGCGAGCGGCCCACGCCGTAGTCGCGGT includes these proteins:
- a CDS encoding chromate transporter; this encodes MIHTLIALALIFSELSVLAFGGGNTILPEMQRQVVDVHGWMTAADFSALFALGQAAPGPNLMVVTLVGWHVAGGLGMLVTTIAKFGPSSIITVIALGLWERFKDRPWRGVIQAGIFPMTVGLVAASAALITEASVHTWLLGVITAVVALLGSFTRIHPLWLLFGGALVGLLGIG
- the fdhD gene encoding formate dehydrogenase accessory sulfurtransferase FdhD yields the protein MPTPPPSRPDFAQVQVTRVRGGALVPEVETDSVAEETPVALEFNGISHATMLATPADLEDFAVGFALSEGIIDGVSDVRGIDLLPQCDGIVVQLEISTACEVRLKSRRRAMAGRTGCGLCGVETLPEVLRPVAPVTNGAPVRIQAVLAAMRDMRARQALHDITGATHAAGWAGADGAVALVREDVGRHNALDKLIGALARQAVHAGDGIVVVSSRASFEMVQKTAAAGVAVLASVSAPTALAIRLARDANVSLLGFLRGDDATLYSHPQRIIS
- a CDS encoding DUF1345 domain-containing protein, coding for MPPLKDFEPEDDASSSAALPFFHAHRRLVGCAALLLVMAGGLYALGVPWVLALLLGFDAGALVFLLMTARVFGRTSAAAMRQHAQQQDVGRTGVLWSSVALSCMVMMALWVELRGESGVGSVLAMLAAAATIILSWLYMNMIFALHYAHGYYGHRNAMHKGLDFPGTEDPDYWDFAYFALVLGMTFQVSDVQIVNRRLRRTALTHSVIAFFFNVFIIAISVNVAAGRA
- a CDS encoding formate dehydrogenase subunit delta codes for the protein MEIGNLIRMANRIGQFFEAMPDRPEALEGVANHIHKFWEPRMRNELLNFLEQSPDGDAGSERLHPLVLEAVTQNRQRLTPLARVA
- a CDS encoding OFA family MFS transporter codes for the protein MQSTATLDLPGSKPGFFDKERTIAGPGFSRWLVPPAALAIHLCIGMAYGFSVFWLPLSKVVGGAKPLACPADMSLVAELFATNCDWKISTMGWMYTLFFVLLGCSAALWGGWLERAGPRKAGVVSALCWCGGLVISAMGVYLHQMWMLWLGSGVIGGIGLGLGYISPVSTLIKWFPDRRGMATGMAIMGFGGGAMIGAPLADLLMRHFATPDSPGVWQTFLTMAAVYFVFMMSGALGYRVPPTGWKPEGWTAPAKHAANAMITKGHVHVQRVWGVPQFWLVWWALCLNVTAGIGILGMASPLLQEVFGGGLINQPELGYAQLDKSQLAAIAAIAAGFTGLLSLFNIGGRFFWASLSDKLGRKTTYFIFFVLGFALYSAIPWTAHIGALALFVAAFCIILSMYGGGFSTVPAYLADLFGTQMVGAIHGRLLTAWSAAGIFGPVLVNYIREYQLSIGVPRAQVYDITMYILAGMLVLGFLCNLAIRPVNPKYFMNDEELAREKALAHERAVATETHGVGTSAFRTPAALVVFAWACVGIPMAWGIWITLQKAVVLFH
- a CDS encoding chromate transporter, with translation MMNAAPSLSEADLRPPPTCGQLFYGFLMLGLTAFGGALPLARRMVVEKHRWLSGAEFTDLLGLCQFLPGGNIINLSVALGMKFRGPRGAFAALMGLILAPSAIVVLLGMVYDRFQNDPHIQHLFAGLAAAAAGLLISMAVKIGLPVLKRRDWLAGVVATACFIAIAVLRIPLLPTMAVLTPLSILMVWRQRR
- the fdhF gene encoding formate dehydrogenase subunit alpha; this translates as MLETVIKRDRDLGTPARESTVTVTLTMDGQEITVPEGTSLMRAAAEAGINIPKLCATDSLEPFGSCRLCLVQIEGRRGYPASCTTPAENGMVVHTETPKLHDLRRGVMELYISDHPLDCLTCPANGDCELQDMAGVVGLRNVRYGYDGANHLKSEKDESNPYFTYDASKCIVCNRCVRACEETQGTFALTISGKGFESRVSPGQDQPFLDSECVSCGACVQACPTSTLQEKTVIMMGQAEHSVVTTCAYCGVGCGFKAEMKGQEVVRMVPWKDGQANRGHSCVKGRFAWGYATHKERVLKPMIRKHITDSWKEVSWDEAINYAASEFRRIQDQYGRDAVGGITSSRCTNEETWLVQKLVRAAFGTNNVDTCARVCHSPTGYGLKQTLGESAGTQTFDSVMHTDVVVVMGANPSSGHPVFASRLKRRLRQGARLIVIDPRRIELVSSPHIKADFHLQVRPGTNTALLSSLAHVIATENLIAEDFVAERCEAKAFNEWRDFVSLPENSPEAMEEITGVPAQAVRGAARLFATGGNGSIYYGLGVTEHSQGSTTVMAIANLAMATGNIGREGVGVNPLRGQNNVQGSCDMGSFPHELPGYRHISDNTVRAQFEQDWGVTLQPEPGLRIPNMFEAALGGTFKGLYCQGEDIVQSDPNTQHVAASLAAMECIVVQDLFLNETAKYAHVFLPGSSFLEKDGTFTNAERRISRVRKVMEPKNGKSDWEVTVALSNALGYPMDYKHPREIMAEIARLTPTFAGVSYEKLDKLGSLQWPCNDEAPDGTPIMHIDEFVRGKGKFMITKYVPTDERSTRRFPLLLTTGRILSQYNVGAQTRRTPNVMWHGEDVLELHPQDAEDRGVKDGDWVGIQSRAGETVLRATLTDRVQPGVVYTTFHFPESGANVVTTDSSDWATNCPEYKVTAVQVTRVSQPSEWQRQWSRFADIQHKLLRERSRENEAALTGK
- a CDS encoding methyltransferase, which codes for MTTPEIHWEENQTPHAARWRSESGAAPPKRVVVADDTMTADMAYRQACEGVGLLWRGDFQNARQLLQAITRRVDKRPRKPVDSLLDAFNQHRQIQSQRARILGMLLIPFDAGHDIPLRRAPDARQACEEAHGPAAEPYVASLRELLGLIGAFEWRKKGVEIPALNARIHPHYGVFSPLRGEYVDLVARTPMPRGSVAFDIGTGTGVLAAVIARRGGKRVIATDMDPRALACARENLERLGLSKQVDVEETDLFPEGRVSLIVCNPPWLPARPSSPVENAVYDPDSRMLRGFLNGLTAHLTPNGEGWLILSDLAEHLGLRSRETLLEMISQAGLHVIERIDTRPTHGRAQDASDPLHAARSKEVTSLWRLGAA